Proteins found in one Coffea eugenioides isolate CCC68of chromosome 5, Ceug_1.0, whole genome shotgun sequence genomic segment:
- the LOC113770379 gene encoding uncharacterized oxidoreductase At1g06690, chloroplastic-like, which translates to MALHFISSSACLFCGLSQRKALRVRAVASEDATAVKTVGEKDKVKLGGSDLKVTRLGIGAWSWGDTSYWNNFEWDDRKMKAAKGAFDASIDCGITFFDTAEVYGSRVTFGAVNSETLLGRFIKERKERNPQVEVAVATKFAALPWRFGRQSVLTALKDSLCRLGLSSVDLYQLHWPGIWGNEGYIDGLGDAVEQGLVKAVGVSNYTEKRLRDAYEQLKKRGIPLASNQVNYSLIYRAPEENGVKAACDELGVTLIAYSPIAQGALTGKYTPENPPSGPRGRIYTSEFLIELQPLINRIQEIGEAYDKTPTQVVLNWLIAQGNVVPIPGAKNAEQAKEFAGALGWRLGNEEIDELRSLASKIRPVVSFPVEKL; encoded by the exons ATGGCTCTGCATTTCATCAGTAGCAGTGCATGCTTGTTCTGTGGTCTGAGTCAGAGGAAAGCACTGAGAGTGAGAGCCGTAGCTTCTGAGGATGCAACTGCTGTTAAAACTGTTGGTGAGAAAGATAAGGTGAAGTTGGGTGGTTCAGATTTGAAGGTCACTAGGCTTGGGATTGGGGCTTGGTCCTGGGGTGACACCAGCTACTGGAACAACTTTGAATGGGATG ATAGGAAGATGAAGGCTGCTAAGGGAGCTTTTGATGCGAGTATAGATTGTGGTATTACATTCTTTGACACTGCTGAAGTTTATGGCTCAAGG GTGACTTTTGGTGCAGTAAATTCTGAAACACTGCTAGGAAG GTTTAtcaaggaaaggaaagaaaggaatcCACAGGTGGAAGTTGCAGTTGCGACCAAATTTGCAGCACTACCATGGAGGTTTGGTCGTCAAAGTGTCCTCACTGCTCTTAAAGATTCCCTCTGCCGTCTCGGACTGTCATCAGTTGACCTTTATCAGCTACATTG GCCTGGCATATGGGGAAATGAAG GATACATTGACGGCCTTGGAGATGCTGTGGAGCAAGGCCTTGTGAAGGCTGTTGGAGTATCTAATTATACTG AGAAACGACTTCGTGATGCATATGAGCAACTTAAAAAGAGAGGCATCCCACTGGCCTCCAACCAGGTCAATTACAGTCTCATATATAGGGCTCCAGAGGAAAATGGTGTAAAGGCAGCCTGTGATGAACTTGGTGTCACTCTCATTGCATATTCACCCATTGCTCAAG GTGCCCTAACAGGGAAGTATACCCCAGAAAACCCTCCTTCTGGCCCTCGAGGACGGATTTATACTTCTGAGTTCTTGATCGAG CTGCAACCTCTGATAAACAGAATACAGGAGATAGGAGAGGCATATGATAAAACACCAACTCAG GTTGTCCTGAACTGGTTGATCGCCCAAGGGAATGTTGTTCCCATCCCAGGGGCTAAAAATGCAGAACAAGCCAAGGAGTTCGCGGGTGCACTTGGTTGGAGGCTTGGCAACGAGGAGATCGATGAGCTCCGATCATTGGCGTCGAAAATACGACCCGTTGTAAGTTTCCCAGTAGAGAAGTTATGA